In Carya illinoinensis cultivar Pawnee chromosome 9, C.illinoinensisPawnee_v1, whole genome shotgun sequence, the following are encoded in one genomic region:
- the LOC122275465 gene encoding homeobox-leucine zipper protein ATHB-22-like isoform X2, with the protein MEVKHPGMVDSAHGMVPTMDKNSNYGSCQEKKKRLASDQLDSLERSFQEEIKLDPDRKMKLSKELGLQPRQIAVWFQNRRARWKAKQLEHLYDALKQDYDVISREKQKLQEEVMKLKAMLRSEQAGGRKQAGSTGYTEISGEETVESTSIAINGSNKTRSGGGGGSASQHHQINADCNYLFNVEEYNPLSPPYWPGGLPSYPS; encoded by the exons ATGGAGGTGAAGCATCCAGGAATGGTGGACTCAGCTCATGGGATGGTGCCGACAATGGACAAGAACAGCAACTATGGCAGCTGCCAGGAGAAGAAGAAGCGATTAGCGAGCGATCAGCTAGATTCCCTGGAAAGAAGCTTCCAGGAAGAGATAAAACTGGACCCTGATAGGAAAATGAAACTGTCCAAGGAGCTAGGGCTGCAGCCTCGCCAAATCGCTGTTTGGTTCCAAAATAGGCGCGCTAGGTGGAAGGCTAAACAGCTTGAGCACCTATACGATGCACTTAAGCAGGACTATGATGTCATCTCTAGGGAGAAGCAGAAGCTTCAAGAGGAG GTTATGAAATTGAAAGCTATGCTGAGATCAGAGCAAGCAGGAGGGAGGAAGCAAGCTGGCTCCACGGGTTACACAGAAATCTCAGGAGAAGAGACGGTGGAGAGCACATCTATTGCCATTAATGGCTCTAACAAGACAAGAtcaggaggaggaggaggatcaGCGAGTCAGCATCATCAGATTAATGCAGACTGCAACTATCTCTTCAATGTGGAGGAGTATAACCCATTATCTCCTCCTTACTGGCCAGGTGGCCTCCCTTCCTATCCCTCCTAA
- the LOC122275465 gene encoding homeobox-leucine zipper protein ATHB-22-like isoform X1: MDWNGSLIRPFVTRPESSLSFLYNCNYDHFPGMEVKHPGMVDSAHGMVPTMDKNSNYGSCQEKKKRLASDQLDSLERSFQEEIKLDPDRKMKLSKELGLQPRQIAVWFQNRRARWKAKQLEHLYDALKQDYDVISREKQKLQEEVMKLKAMLRSEQAGGRKQAGSTGYTEISGEETVESTSIAINGSNKTRSGGGGGSASQHHQINADCNYLFNVEEYNPLSPPYWPGGLPSYPS, encoded by the exons ATGGACTGGAATGGGAGTTTAATTAGACCCTTCGTTACCCGACCAGAATCTTCTTTAAGCTTCCTCTACAACTGTAACTACGACCATTTTCCAG GAATGGAGGTGAAGCATCCAGGAATGGTGGACTCAGCTCATGGGATGGTGCCGACAATGGACAAGAACAGCAACTATGGCAGCTGCCAGGAGAAGAAGAAGCGATTAGCGAGCGATCAGCTAGATTCCCTGGAAAGAAGCTTCCAGGAAGAGATAAAACTGGACCCTGATAGGAAAATGAAACTGTCCAAGGAGCTAGGGCTGCAGCCTCGCCAAATCGCTGTTTGGTTCCAAAATAGGCGCGCTAGGTGGAAGGCTAAACAGCTTGAGCACCTATACGATGCACTTAAGCAGGACTATGATGTCATCTCTAGGGAGAAGCAGAAGCTTCAAGAGGAG GTTATGAAATTGAAAGCTATGCTGAGATCAGAGCAAGCAGGAGGGAGGAAGCAAGCTGGCTCCACGGGTTACACAGAAATCTCAGGAGAAGAGACGGTGGAGAGCACATCTATTGCCATTAATGGCTCTAACAAGACAAGAtcaggaggaggaggaggatcaGCGAGTCAGCATCATCAGATTAATGCAGACTGCAACTATCTCTTCAATGTGGAGGAGTATAACCCATTATCTCCTCCTTACTGGCCAGGTGGCCTCCCTTCCTATCCCTCCTAA